A portion of the Flavobacterium limnophilum genome contains these proteins:
- the atpG gene encoding ATP synthase F1 subunit gamma produces the protein MANLKEIRNRITSVSSTMQITAAMKMVSAAKLKKAQDAITAMRPYAEKLTELLQNLSATLDGDVGGEFTKQRELKKVLVVAITSNRGLCGAFNTNVIKEVKNRADYYAGKQVDVFAIGKKGNDILTKTLTVVDNQSQVFDALTFENVTKIAETLTQKFVSGEYDKIELVYNQFKNAATQIVQVEQFLPLAPIKSDKPASTGDYIFEPSKEEIVLTLIPKSLKTQLYKGVRDSFASEHGARMTAMHKATDNATELRDQLKLTYNKARQAAITNEILEIVGGAEALKG, from the coding sequence ATGGCAAATTTAAAGGAAATCCGTAATAGAATTACTTCCGTTTCATCGACGATGCAGATTACTGCCGCGATGAAAATGGTTTCTGCAGCAAAGTTGAAGAAGGCGCAAGACGCCATCACGGCAATGCGACCTTATGCCGAAAAATTGACGGAATTATTGCAAAACCTTTCGGCTACTCTTGACGGAGATGTGGGAGGAGAATTCACCAAACAACGCGAACTCAAGAAAGTATTGGTTGTTGCCATCACTTCGAATAGAGGTTTGTGTGGTGCTTTCAATACCAATGTAATCAAGGAAGTTAAAAACCGTGCCGATTATTACGCAGGAAAACAAGTTGATGTTTTTGCCATTGGTAAAAAAGGAAACGACATTTTGACCAAAACCTTAACCGTTGTGGACAATCAAAGTCAGGTTTTTGATGCATTGACTTTTGAGAACGTTACCAAAATTGCCGAAACATTGACCCAAAAATTTGTGTCTGGTGAGTATGACAAAATCGAATTGGTGTACAACCAATTTAAAAATGCAGCGACCCAAATTGTTCAAGTAGAACAGTTTTTGCCGTTGGCTCCAATAAAATCTGACAAACCAGCTTCTACAGGGGATTATATTTTTGAACCATCCAAAGAAGAAATCGTGTTGACCTTGATTCCAAAATCATTGAAAACGCAATTGTACAAAGGCGTTAGAGATTCATTTGCTTCAGAACACGGAGCGCGTATGACTGCAATGCACAAAGCAACGGACAACGCCACCGAATTGAGAGACCAATTGAAATTGACTTACAACAAAGCACGTCAAGCAGCGATTACCAACGAAATCCTTGAGATTGTTGGTGGAGCGGAAGCTTTGAAAGGATAA
- a CDS encoding TonB-dependent receptor, translated as MKLSYFITLLFFCSSVFSQNSTAKDVADSSVTESTISSTTVTHSPAISNEIDESSIITGTVIEESTGRPLPGVLVAIIGTKFSTHTDAQGKFYFRKMPAGQYILEFSLFSFSTKVVDEVVVVDKEATVLNVSLSEMNGVLDEVVIKTVKAKTESVQSLLTMQKNSIRVSDGISAESIKRTPDRTTSDVLKRISGTSIQDNKFVIVRGLNDRYNTTYLNGSPLPSTEPDKKAFSFDIFPANMLDNLVINKTASPDLPGEFAGGIIEINTKSTPEKDFQSITVGAGYNTITTNKTKFQANDIKVGLPSYFPSSNDFIALQNLKTETSIQQIATLAKNYQTDWSVDEGKFDPNTNFQFTLGRYFKFNDTQSLGLLASATNNVTNVFGVGSLKEYETAGDLRKSFNSNNYRKQKLLGAIVNLSLKLNTNNRFSFKNLYSITSESRYTDRLGTRNVTDVDPTIMSSSTNRLFTENKIYTGQLIGEHFLPENKIKLGWVGSYSNVQREVPSERRNTYDYKLYQDGTQSAPTAPFAGNNVGLDNPGSIFTSNNRESIFSSKIDISKKIEFSDNFSADIKLGGITQSRKRKFQARQLGYVPFSGRVNGVNWSQDDTFDGAIATLPNATIFNSANMGILSTSPTNLSGLTLFEGTKGSDYYDAESNLDAGYLMIDNVFNKWRIIWGARVENYSQNLNSITEANLPVVVDDTQLDILPSFNLIYSLNKKQNLRMSGSKTLNRPEFRELAPFLFYDFDTRMNTSGNPELKITDIYNADVRYEYFLGKGQMLSVSTFYKNFKNPIELQALANNSNVYKNAAAGTNYGIELEFRLLASTLFGAKENKFLDDLTIFSNLAVIRSEVDISNLTPTAVKTPMQGQSPYVFNAGLQYINKEAGWSFAANTNRVGDRITIHGNQTTGNTAPAFWEKSRTFLDFQIAKNLLKNKLELKLNVRNVLAEDLVFYQNNHDLPGAKEIKGFDAFVNKVFTGDSQNKNGFDAKVDDEVSRNTFGRVFSFSMTYNF; from the coding sequence ATGAAATTATCTTACTTTATCACCCTTTTGTTTTTTTGTTCTTCCGTGTTTTCACAAAATTCCACGGCAAAAGATGTGGCAGATTCTTCTGTGACAGAATCAACAATTTCATCCACAACTGTAACACATTCGCCAGCTATTTCTAATGAAATTGACGAGTCTTCCATTATTACAGGAACTGTAATAGAGGAATCTACAGGGAGACCATTACCTGGTGTTCTTGTTGCAATAATTGGAACAAAATTTTCTACACATACTGATGCTCAAGGAAAATTTTATTTCAGAAAGATGCCTGCTGGACAATATATCTTGGAGTTTTCTTTATTTTCTTTTTCTACAAAAGTAGTTGATGAAGTTGTAGTTGTCGATAAAGAAGCAACCGTGTTGAATGTCTCTTTATCTGAAATGAATGGTGTTCTTGATGAAGTTGTCATTAAGACCGTAAAAGCAAAAACAGAATCGGTACAATCGCTTTTGACAATGCAAAAAAACAGCATCAGGGTTTCTGACGGGATTTCGGCTGAAAGTATCAAAAGAACTCCAGATAGAACAACATCCGATGTTTTGAAAAGAATTAGCGGAACAAGCATTCAAGACAATAAATTTGTAATTGTACGTGGATTGAATGACCGTTACAATACTACTTATTTAAACGGTTCACCGCTTCCAAGTACCGAACCTGACAAAAAAGCTTTTTCATTTGATATTTTTCCGGCTAACATGCTTGATAATTTAGTGATTAACAAAACGGCTTCCCCAGATTTACCGGGAGAATTTGCTGGAGGGATCATCGAAATAAACACAAAATCAACCCCTGAAAAAGATTTTCAATCCATTACGGTAGGAGCGGGATACAATACGATTACGACCAACAAAACTAAATTTCAAGCCAACGATATCAAAGTAGGATTGCCCTCTTATTTCCCTAGTTCAAATGACTTTATCGCTTTACAAAACTTGAAAACGGAAACTAGTATTCAACAAATAGCTACATTGGCAAAGAATTATCAAACCGATTGGAGTGTAGATGAAGGAAAATTCGATCCCAACACCAATTTTCAGTTCACTTTAGGGCGTTATTTCAAATTTAACGACACACAAAGTTTAGGTTTATTAGCTTCCGCAACCAACAATGTAACAAATGTCTTTGGAGTAGGAAGTCTAAAAGAGTATGAAACAGCGGGAGATCTCAGAAAAAGTTTCAATAGTAATAATTATAGGAAACAAAAATTGCTTGGTGCAATTGTAAATCTTTCTTTAAAGTTAAACACTAATAACAGATTTAGTTTCAAAAATTTATACAGTATAACCTCTGAAAGTAGATATACGGATCGTTTAGGAACTAGAAACGTTACAGATGTAGATCCTACTATAATGTCCAGTTCTACCAACAGATTATTTACCGAAAACAAAATTTACACCGGACAACTTATAGGAGAACATTTCTTGCCTGAAAACAAGATTAAATTAGGTTGGGTTGGTTCTTACAGCAATGTTCAAAGAGAAGTTCCTTCAGAAAGAAGAAACACCTATGACTACAAACTATATCAAGATGGAACCCAATCCGCGCCTACTGCGCCTTTTGCAGGGAATAATGTAGGTTTAGACAATCCTGGCTCTATTTTTACATCGAACAACAGAGAAAGCATTTTTAGCTCCAAGATTGACATCAGTAAAAAAATTGAATTTTCGGATAATTTTTCTGCCGATATAAAATTAGGTGGAATTACACAATCTCGTAAAAGAAAATTTCAAGCCAGACAGTTAGGGTATGTTCCATTTAGTGGTAGAGTTAATGGTGTAAATTGGTCACAGGATGACACTTTTGACGGCGCAATAGCAACCCTGCCAAATGCCACTATATTCAATTCGGCAAATATGGGAATTTTGTCGACATCACCGACTAATCTTAGTGGTTTGACTCTTTTTGAAGGCACCAAAGGGAGTGATTATTATGACGCAGAATCTAATTTAGACGCTGGTTATTTGATGATTGACAACGTGTTCAATAAATGGAGAATAATTTGGGGAGCTCGTGTCGAAAATTATTCACAGAATTTGAATTCTATAACTGAGGCGAATCTGCCTGTAGTTGTTGATGACACCCAACTAGATATTTTGCCTTCTTTCAACTTAATTTATAGTCTAAACAAAAAGCAAAACTTGAGGATGAGTGGCTCCAAAACATTGAACAGACCTGAATTTAGAGAATTAGCGCCCTTTTTGTTCTACGATTTTGACACTAGAATGAATACTTCTGGAAATCCTGAGTTAAAAATTACAGATATTTATAATGCTGATGTACGATACGAGTATTTCTTAGGAAAAGGGCAAATGCTTTCGGTTTCTACTTTTTATAAAAATTTTAAAAACCCAATCGAGCTACAAGCGTTGGCCAACAACTCCAATGTATATAAAAACGCTGCTGCAGGAACCAATTACGGTATCGAATTAGAGTTTAGACTTTTAGCAAGTACTTTGTTTGGAGCTAAGGAAAATAAATTTTTGGATGATTTGACTATTTTCTCCAATTTGGCAGTAATCCGTTCAGAAGTCGATATATCAAACCTTACTCCTACAGCAGTTAAAACCCCAATGCAAGGACAATCTCCTTATGTGTTTAACGCTGGATTGCAATACATTAACAAGGAGGCGGGATGGTCATTTGCAGCCAATACAAACAGAGTTGGCGACAGAATAACAATTCACGGAAACCAAACTACCGGAAACACCGCACCTGCATTTTGGGAAAAATCAAGAACATTTTTAGATTTTCAAATTGCAAAAAATCTTTTGAAAAACAAATTGGAATTAAAATTAAACGTTCGAAACGTATTAGCAGAAGATTTGGTTTTTTACCAAAACAACCATGACTTGCCTGGAGCCAAAGAAATTAAAGGATTTGATGCCTTTGTAAACAAAGTATTCACGGGTGATTCCCAAAACAAGAATGGATTTGATGCGAAAGTGGATGATGAAGTGAGTAGAAATACTTTTGGAAGAGTTTTTTCTTTTTCAATGACTTATAATTTCTAG